In Trichomycterus rosablanca isolate fTriRos1 chromosome 2, fTriRos1.hap1, whole genome shotgun sequence, the genomic window aacattaaaaccacctccttgtatgtatactctttttctatcagctccactaaccatatagtttactaaccatttactgactttccctatgggattaataaagttatctatctatagaagcactttgtagctctacagttccactgtcctccatcagttactctgcatactttgttagccctcttttaccttattcttcaatagtcaggacttccacaggaccacctcagagcaagtattatgggtggtggatcattctcagcactgcagtgacacggacatggtggtggtgtgttagtgtgtgttgtgctggtttaaaaggatcacacacagcagtgctgctggactttttaaacaatgaGTCCActtattgtccactctattactgtacacacctgctttgttggtcaACCTTGtggcttattattattgttattattgtcattagtgctgctggactttttaaacaatgaGTCCActtattgtccactctattactgtacacacctgctttgttggtcaACCTTGtggcttattattattgttattattgttgttgttgttttgttattattattattgttcttgttgcttattgtagctttttAGTTAACGTTATCTACAGTATTCAATGAGCTtcaattatttagcagctgttgtctaatgctagaaactgttagccttttagctaacgttacctgaagtgtttcagttcagactgTTAACCTGACactcactagataacattacataacagtttccatttccaaattactctctatcttaatccaaaactcattaatagactttctccttacattttactaagtaaaaagttgttaagattaaacgtttatttacctcacacgaacgaacgaGTCCTCATTTTCaacggctcgcgtcgcactgttgcCATGGTGACGCTGTTCCGCCGGCGCTGAATCAGAGACTGGACGCTGGGCCACAGCCGGACAACCAGCGTCGGCGCGCACGCGTTTCTCCGAGCACCAGCcgaacccagctgtggtaacaactggaccggatctggctacattgattccggccgattctgacactcggccgactgtgccgatagaaaagtgggaactgggccagatgattgtgctagctggggaGTTAGATGCTCGAAGAATGCCCAACCCCATTcgctaaaatgtgtttttttgcagTCTGCTGTCCATACACTTTACATCATACAATCTAGTGTTAAATCATGTCATACAAGTTGTATCACTAAAgtacggagcccctaaggtgatcccctgaaaaaaaaataacgcgtggccacgacttagtaacgcgttcccacgccttattaacgcgtggccacgacttacttaacgcgttcccacgccttactaacgcgtggtcacgacttacttaacgcgttcccacgccttattaacgcgtggccacgacttacttaacgcgtggccacgccttactaacgcgtggtcacgacttacttaacgcgttcccacgccttactaaCGTGTGgtcacgacttacttaacgcgttcccacgccttactaacgcgtggccacgacttacttaacgcgttcccacgccttattaacgtGTGgtcacgacttacttaacgcgttcccacgccttactaacgcgtggccacgacttacttaacgcgttcccacgccttactaaCGTGTGGTcgcgacttacttaacgcgttcccacgccttactaacgcgtggccacgacttacttaacgcgttcccacgccttattaacgcgtggtcacgacttacttaacgcgttcccacgccttactaacgcgtggtcacgacttacttaacgcgttcccacgccttattaacgcgtggccacgacttacttaacgcgtggccacgccttactaacgcgtggtcacgacttacttaacgcgttcccacgccttactaaCGTGTGgtcacgacttacttaacgcgttcccacgccttactaacgcgtggccacgacttacttaacgcgttcccacgccttattaacgtGTGGTCACGACTTACTTAAAGCGTGGCCACGCCTTACTAACGCGTGgtcacgacttacttaacgcgttcccacgccttactaacgcgtggtcacgacttagtaacgcgttcccacgccttactaacgcgtggtcacgacttacttaacgcgttcccacgccttattaacgcgtggtcacgccttaataacgcgtggccacgacttagtaaggagtgggaatgagatcgtggccacgacttaaaatggttgaaacagttgaatattgtttactctgttaactttcttgactatcgtgtcaataaacagaatggatgattaaagcattgtacttgcttactttatacccagctaacacagaacgttcccgtaacgttagattttggttcccctatggttatttttagggaaccatcccataacgttatggtaacgttctattttcgttaaaaaaatcagcgctgttcccggaacgttccgggaactatgaaacctatgagaactaacagagaacgttagttaaagcttgtataaggttttctttctgtgtataaagtatcgttccagtaacgttcccggaaggtttctaAGTTAAAGGTTACTGCAAGGTTCctacccagctagcacaatcatctggcccagttcccacttttctatcggcacagtcggccgagtgtcagaatcgaccagaatcaatgtagccagatccggtccagttgttaccacagctgggttcggctggtgctcgtagaaacgcgtGCGCGCCGACGCTGGTTGTCCGGCTGTGGCCCAGCGTCCAGTCTCTGATTCAGCGCCGGCGGAACAGCGTCACCATGgcaacagtgcgacgcgagccgttgaagaagaggaatcgttcgttcgtgtgaggtaaataaacgtttaatcttaacaactttttacttagtgaaatgtaagcagaaagtctattaatgagttttggattaagatagagagcaatttggaaatggaaactgttatgtaatgttatctagtgagtGTCAGGTTAAcagtctgaactgaaacacttcaggtaacgttagctaaaaggctaacagtttctagcattagacaacagctgctaaataattgaagctcactgaatactgtggataacgttaacttaagctacaataagcaacaagaacaacaacaacaatgatagtaatacaataataagcaacagatgacctaccatctctgactacatccacaaggtggaccaacaaagcaggtgtgtataatttaagagtggacagtgagtggacacagtatttgaaaactccagcagcgatgctgtctgatccactcataccagcacaacacacactaacacaccaccaccatgtccgtgtcactgcagtgctgagaatgatccaccacctaaataatacctgctctgaggtggtcctgggagtcctgaccattgaagaataaggtaaaaggggggtaacaaagtatgcagagtaactgatggacgacagtggaactgtagagctacaaagtgcacctatagatagataactttattaatcccatagggaaagtcagtaaatggttagtaaactatatggttagtggagctgatagaaaaagagtatacatacaaggaggtggttttaatggtatggctgatggtatataattttataacccaaaggttgtcccttgtattttttgtagatattcaagtgtccactaccatcactgagccacatttgcttcttcacctctcatacatgagtaaaaaatatgaacactactctgcagcatctaacagccggtgtagatcatcagccaaggtcacaagatccagcaagaaggttctgggttcgatccccaggtggggcggtctgggtcctttctgtgttgtttacatgttctccccatgtccgcgtaggtttcatccgggtgctccggtttcctcccacagtccaaagacatgcaagtgaggtgaattggagacactaaattgtccatgactgtgtttgatataaccttgagaactggtgaatcttgtgtaatgagtaactaccgttcctgtcatgaatgtaaccaaagtgtaaaacatgtcgttacaatcctaataaacaaacaaacagtagtttacttttataattattattcttatatgcaattatatgttattttctatatataatattcatatagctgtcattttggttcacttttgtaattggtcttatttataatattctgattattattattatactacttgctgcaattatcttaataaaatactttctactgcacaatctgtagttaatctgtagcataaatgtactattttatctgaggatgtgaaaggagaagaaaatgGTAAATAAATGGTATCGTAGTGTTTCGGGGGCGattccggcccagttatgggagagtcggcggagatctggcatccggatttgggccagtatatttggcccgattctgggcagtcattcaaaaagagtcagagccgacacgggctgCCGGTGTTACCTGAGTGTTATTGCAaggttgtctaaagttttcaataatttaaaggttagtacaaggttcccttaaggtttcaataattttaaggttacgggaacgttaggggaacgttcccacaactataatgcacaaccaacgggaacgttctatttccgtaaagaaaactttcctggggaaccaaagggcaaccaaaatgatccgttcccagaaaaactaacgttcccggaacgttctgggaaccaaaaattgttagctgggtatttattacatctacaacagtagcgaacattaacgtgtgtgtataaacattactatgACAACCCGCATACATCTGTGTGTGCATAAGAGTtccgtactgaaacataaaaccatcacacgttccatacattaacacatgttGTTAGGGGAAACAGTTGAATATGGTGTGATCATCTGTTACACCCAGGAGGGAGACTGTATATTACATCAAGGCTCCAAAACAAACGATCTACGGCTAACaacatgtgttaatgtatggaacgtgtgatggttttatgtttcagtacggaACTGTTACGCACACACAGACGTATGCGGGTTGGcatagtaatgtttatacacacgttaatgttcgctactgttgtggatgtaataaatataaagtaagcaagtacaatgctttaatcatccattctgtttattgacacgatagtcaagaaagtaaacagagtaaacaatattcaactgtttcaacctttttaagtcgtggccacgatctcattcccactccttactaagtcgtggccacgcgttattaaggcgtgggaacgcgttaagtaagtcgtggccacgcgttattaaggcgtgggaacgcgttaagtaagtcgtggccacgcgttaataaggcgtgggaacgagtTACTAAAGCCTGAGTTATACTTTCGCATCTGAGCGCAGCGCACGACTCAGCACACTGCGCGCGAACCTGTGAGAACGGCAGAAGCATTTATACTTGATGCGTCATTCGTTGCTGTTTTCTCCGAACGACAGGTGGCAGTGCAAAGAAATACCCCATTCTGCTGAAGTGCAGCGCGCGCGCGATACGCGCAAAGTTTCAAAAATCAGGAGGTGCACGACGCATGGGCCAACGCGCATGGGCGGAGCCATCGCGACTGCGTCATATTGGGCGCGCGCCCCCTTGCGCCAGCTGCGATGCGTGAAGTATAAACCTAgcttaagtcgtggccacgcgttagtaaggcgtgggaacgcgttaagtaagtcgtgacCATGCGttagtaaggcgtgggaacgcgttaagtaagtcgtggccacgcgttaataaggcgtgggaacgcgttaataagtcgtggccacgcgttatttttttttcaggggatgtcaccttaggggctccgtacTAAAGGATGTTTACTGTCTGTATAGAATATAAAATTTACTTCAGAAATTATGTAAAGAAGCAACATTTTAGATTACAGGGTTTAATGTTCCATAATTCAGTACaatcaacacaacacacacaacgtTCATCATGTACAAGGGAGAGAAGAAAAcacatttgatttttttttcaacGAGGACAAACAGCAGAACTGATGCAAAGCACATAAAAGAAAAGCGACAGCTCCCTCTGGTGGAACACATGTGAGTAAGAGAATGAGTCACACCTCCACAGACCAGGCCGAACATTTTGTTCATGGACTAATAATAAACATGAGGAGATCTATGAGGTGATAAACAAGACATCTTAAAATGACTCCTCCATATCAGCTCACAGGTCTTTTCCATGATCAGTCCCACTGATGCTGCTAACCCACCCAGACCACACCCATAGGACAAAATCTTTACAATATCTTCTCAGTGCATATACAAGCACTAAAGAAAAAACACCAACACACAAATGCTTTAGGTCATAAGATGAcaccttttttttctcttcttcagCCAAGGCCAAATTTTGATTGGCCTCAATTTCTGCTCTAGTCTTTTCCAGAATCTCATCCATTTCCTTCCTAACACGTATCTCAGTTTCTCTTCTTGCCTTTTCCAGATTAGCTTGATGTTCCATCCTTTCTCTTTCCTCCTTTCTCTGCTGCTCCTCCAAAATCCTTCTGCGCTGTTCTTCTGCTCTTCTCTCAGCCTCCTGCAGCATCTCCAGTGTGTAGCAGCTGTTCCCATTAGCAGAAACCATGTTGTTGATTTTCTCCAGTAGCTGATAAACCTGCTGTCTGTCTGATAGATCTTTATTGTTCAGAACATGGAACCTTCCACCACAGCGACTCACTAAACTCTGTAAGGACTCATTCTCTGAGATTAATGTCTCCATGTCTTCATCAAGTAGGTCTCCATGTGTGAAGATGATCATCGTGTATCTAAAAGCTTCCTCACCATAACTGAGTTGAAACTGAGACACTGTATCTGCCTCCTGCTCTGTAAATGTGGTGGGTTTTAATACAAACAGAAAAGCATGAACTCCTGGAGGAGATAAAGCTACACTCCTTTCTATCTCACTGCTGAGATCTTCATCATGTGTGGAGTAGAAATAATCTGGAGTGTCCACAACTGTCCATTTCTTTCCTGAAATCACAGCACTTTGTTTCTGACATTGTTTGGTAACATATATAGAGCTTAAACCTGCAGCAAAACTCTTCATGTGTAAGATGGTGTTTCCTGCTGAACTTTTCCCAACACCAGTTTTTCCCAGCAGGACGATCGTACATTCAGTGTTAGCCATGTCTTCATCCTGTAAAGAATAACATGCAATGTAAAAAAGTATAAGAGTTTTAACAAAACAGAGAGTAACATAGTAACACAGAGTAACATAGTAACACAataacacagagtaacacaataacacaaagtaacacaaagtaacacagagtaacacagtaACAGAGttacacagaaacacagagtaACATGGTAACACAATAACAAAGAGTAATACAgtaacacagagtaacacaataacacaaagTAACACAAAGTAACACAGTAACAGAGtaacacaataacacaaagTAACACAAAGTAACACAAAGTAACACAGTAACAGAgtaacacagaaacacagagtaACATGGTAACACAATAACAAAGAGTAACACAataacacagagtaacacagaaacacagagtaacacagagTAGCATAGTAACACAataacacagagtaacacagaaacacagagtaACATAGTAACACAATAACACAACGTAACACAGAGTAACActaacacagagtaacacagaaacacagagtaACAGTAACACAATAACAAagtaacacagtaacacagAAACAGAGTAACATAGtaacacaataacacaaagTAACAGAGTAACActaacacagagtaacacagaaacacagagtaacacagaaacacagtaaCATAGTAACACAATAACACAgtaacacagagtaacacagtaACAGAGTAATTTAGTAACACAGtaacacaataacacaaagtaacacagagtaacacataaacacaatacCACAAAgtaacacagagtaacacataaacacaataacacaaagTAACActaacacataaacacaataacacaaagtaacacagcaacatggtgGTCTTCTGTACAATTCAGTGATGATCTGATCCACCCCTTTACAAGCACACATAAGTAATAAAACAGCAGCTGGATCAGTAACTTTACTCATCTAAAAAACATGGTCTCTGTACTTTGGGACCAAAGGTAGATTTCTGGGTCCTTCCACCACATCATAAAGTGGACATAAAGTATCAGAGGCTCTTTTAAAATCGCCTAAAATGTGTAATAATTGTAACTATGAATATAAATATGACGTGTCGCTTCAATATTTGTATTCTATTAAGGACTTATTAAGTAAGACCCTCATTTTACAAGCTAATAAAGCCGAATCTAATGAATGTCTGCCGtatataacattttatattttacatcttATACTTTACATCTAAGTCGGGGGTGGCATGgcagctaagtgggtagcactgtcgcttcacagcaagaaggtcctgggttcgattcccaggtgaagcggtccgggtcctttctctgtggagtttgcatgttctccctgtgtctgcgtgggtttcctcccacagtccaaagaaatacaaaattgtccatgactgtgtttgatataaacttcccagctaacaatttttgcttcccagaacgttccgggaacgttagtttttctgggaacggatcattttggttgccctttggttccccaggaaagttttctttacggaaatagaacgttcccgttggttgtgcattatagttgtgggaacgttcccctaacgttcccgtaacgttcccgtaaccttaaaattattgaaaccttaagggaaccttgtactaacctttaaattattgaaaactttagacaacctTGCAATAACACTCAGGTAACACCGGcagcccgtgtcggctctgactctttttgaatgactgcccagaatcgggccaaatatactggcccaaatccggatgccagatctccgccgactctcccataactgggccggaatCGCCCCCGAAACACTACGATACCatttatttaccgttttcttctcctttcacatccgCATACATAAAATAGTACatttatgctacagattaactacagattgtgcagtagaaagtattttattaagataattgcagcaagtagtataataataataatcagaatattataaataagaccaattacaaaagtgaaccaaaatgacagctatatgaatattatatatagaaaataacatataattgcatataagaataataattataaaagtaaactactgtttgtttgtttattaggattgtaacgacatgttttacactttggttacattcatgacaggaacggtagttactcattacacaagattcatcagttctcaaggttatatcaaacacagtcatggacaatttagtgtctccaattcacctcacttgcatgtctttggactgtgggaggaaaccggagcacccggatgaaacctacgcggacatggggagaacatgtaaacaacacagaaaggacccagaccgccccacctggggatcgaacccagaaccttcttgctggatcttgtgaccttggctgatgatctacaccggctgttagatgctgcagagtagtgttcatagtttttactcatgtatgagaggtgaagaagcaaatgtggctcagtgatggtagtggacacttgaatatctacaaaaaatacaagggacaacctttgggttataaaattatataccatcagccataccattaaaaccacctccttgtatgtatactctttttctatcagctccactaaccatatagtttactaaccatttactgactttccctatgggattaataaagttatctatctatagaagcactttgtagctctacagttccactgtcgtccatcagttactctgcatactttgttaccccccttttaccttattcttcaatggtcaggacctccacatgaccacctcagagcaggtattatttaggtggtggatcattctcagcactgcagtgacacggacatggtggtggtgtgttagtgtgtgttgtgctggtatgagtggatcagacagcatcgctgctggagttttcaaatactgtgtccactcactgtccactcttaaattatacacacctgctttgttggtccaccttgtggatgtagtcagagatggtaggtcatctgttgcttattattgtattactatcattgttgttgttgttcttgttgcttattgtagcttaagttaacgttatccacagtattcagtgagcttcaattatttagcagctgttgtctaatgctagaaactgttagccttttagctaacgttacctgaagtgtttcagttcagactgTTAACCTGACactcactagataacattacataacagtttccatttccaaattgctctctatcttaatccaaaactcattaatagactttctgcttacatttcactaagtaaaaagttgttaagattaaatgtttatttacctcacacgaacgaacgaTTCCTCTTCTTTaacggctcgcgtcgcactgttgcCATGGTGACGCTGTTCCGCCGGCGCTGAATCAGAGACTGGACGCTGGGCCACAGCCGGACAACCAGCGTCGGCGCGCacgcgtttctacgagcaccagccaaacccagctgtggtaacaactggaccggatctggctacattgattctggtcgattctgacactcggccgactgtgccgatagaaaagtgggaactgggccagatgattgtgctagctgggtagGAACCTTGCAGTAACCTTTAACTtagaaaccttccgggaacgttactggaacgatactttatacacagaaagaaaaccttatacaagctttaactaacgttctctgttagttctcataggtttcatagttcccggaacgttccgggaacagcgctgatttttttaaaaatagaacgttaccataacgttatgggatggttccctaaaaataaccataggggaaccaaaatctaacgttacgggaacgttctgtgttagctgggttgtgaactgatgaatcttgtgtaatgagtaactaccgttcctgtcatgaatgtaaccaacgtgtaaaacatgatgtagaaatcctaataaataaataaaataataaatatgtgaGTCGGATCTGAAGTGGAAGCTGCTGTGTGCTGATGATCGAGTTCACTAAAACACTTACCGTCATAACAGTCTCGCTTCTTCTTATAACTACCATCTTCTCCGATTACAGCTTCCTAAATTAAATCCAAAATACGGATTTTCATACAAATGTAGAACTGAAACCCTCAGAATCAGAGCAGTTAAACACAAGAGATTTAGTGAGTGTTGATGC contains:
- the LOC134335142 gene encoding GTPase IMAP family member 9-like, with product MVVIRRSETVMTDEDMANTECTIVLLGKTGVGKSSAGNTILHMKSFAAGLSSIYVTKQCQKQSAVISGKKWTVVDTPDYFYSTHDEDLSSEIERSVALSPPGVHAFLFVLKPTTFTEQEADTVSQFQLSYGEEAFRYTMIIFTHGDLLDEDMETLISENESLQSLVSRCGGRFHVLNNKDLSDRQQVYQLLEKINNMVSANGNSCYTLEMLQEAERRAEEQRRRILEEQQRKEERERMEHQANLEKARRETEIRVRKEMDEILEKTRAEIEANQNLALAEEEKKKVSSYDLKHLCVGVFSLVLVYALRRYCKDFVLWVWSGWVSSISGTDHGKDL